A single genomic interval of Noviherbaspirillum cavernae harbors:
- a CDS encoding substrate-binding periplasmic protein translates to MLDKLRKHRAASLAALALAGAAQPASAVTQLRTAAQEGTDPKYIAAAPGGSAITGLCIDILRAIERVEPDVKFVGDQNWMPLARIEAELAAGAQDAAPCLVKNPERDARLVFIEPPLYQISFVLAARANDPIQVSGWPDVRNLGPDGVVLVMKSSGAINRVNKDGTGILFDAEAKTPELNLRKLAAGRGRFFYHRTPGLKREISRAGLDGKIRILAPAMEVTPAYLVLGRHVSKEVTDKVRRAVSQLHASGELARIFQKWDGE, encoded by the coding sequence GTGTTGGACAAACTTCGAAAACATCGCGCGGCATCGCTTGCGGCACTGGCGCTGGCGGGAGCGGCGCAACCCGCCAGCGCCGTGACGCAATTGCGCACCGCCGCCCAGGAAGGCACCGATCCCAAGTACATCGCCGCCGCACCGGGCGGCAGCGCGATCACCGGCCTGTGCATCGACATACTGCGCGCCATCGAGCGGGTCGAGCCCGACGTGAAATTCGTCGGCGACCAGAACTGGATGCCGCTGGCGCGCATCGAGGCGGAGCTGGCTGCCGGCGCGCAGGATGCGGCTCCCTGCCTCGTGAAGAATCCGGAGCGGGACGCCCGGCTGGTGTTCATCGAGCCGCCGCTGTACCAGATCAGCTTCGTGCTGGCGGCACGCGCAAATGACCCGATTCAGGTGAGCGGCTGGCCGGACGTGCGCAATCTCGGACCGGACGGCGTCGTGCTTGTCATGAAAAGCAGCGGCGCAATCAATCGCGTCAACAAGGATGGCACCGGCATCCTCTTCGACGCCGAGGCCAAGACGCCCGAACTCAACCTGCGCAAGCTTGCCGCCGGCAGAGGCCGCTTCTTTTACCACCGCACGCCGGGCCTGAAGCGGGAAATCAGCCGCGCCGGACTGGACGGCAAAATCCGCATTCTTGCTCCGGCAATGGAAGTGACGCCCGCATATCTGGTGCTCGGCAGGCATGTGTCCAAAGAGGTGACGGACAAGGTGCGGCGCGCCGTCTCGCAGCTGCACGCATCAGGCGAACTGGCGCGCATCTTTCAGAAATGGGATGGCGAATAG
- a CDS encoding polyprenyl synthetase family protein: MTAPQVFADWMKRVQSTMEDALASFLPGERELPARLHEAMRYAALDGGKRVRPLLVFAAGELFDAQQGALERAAAAVEMIHAYSLVHDDMPCMDDDALRRGKPTVHVKYDDATALLVGDSLQAQAFLVLSDDTDTDVDAARKLAMIRLLAHAAGSVGMCGGQAIDLASVGVTLSLGELERMHQLKTGALLRASVLLGALSGKALSAAEESALDAYAKAIGLAFQVVDDVLDATADSTTLGKTAGKDAADNKPTYVSILGLDESRQLAEKLRNDAHRALASFGDKAQRLRELADLIVQRKA; encoded by the coding sequence ATGACGGCCCCGCAGGTCTTTGCGGACTGGATGAAGCGCGTCCAGTCGACGATGGAAGATGCGCTGGCGTCTTTTCTTCCCGGCGAACGGGAATTGCCGGCACGGCTGCACGAGGCGATGCGCTACGCAGCGCTCGATGGCGGCAAGCGGGTGCGGCCGCTGCTGGTATTCGCGGCCGGCGAACTGTTCGATGCGCAGCAGGGTGCGCTGGAGCGCGCTGCTGCTGCGGTGGAAATGATTCACGCCTATTCGCTGGTGCATGACGACATGCCATGCATGGACGACGACGCGCTGCGGCGCGGCAAGCCCACCGTGCATGTGAAATACGACGATGCCACGGCCTTGCTGGTCGGCGATTCGCTGCAGGCGCAGGCCTTCCTCGTGCTGTCCGATGACACGGACACTGACGTGGATGCCGCGCGCAAGCTCGCGATGATCCGCCTGCTCGCGCACGCCGCCGGGTCGGTCGGCATGTGCGGCGGGCAGGCCATCGATCTGGCGAGTGTCGGCGTCACGCTGTCGCTGGGCGAACTGGAGCGCATGCATCAGCTGAAGACGGGTGCCTTGCTGCGCGCATCGGTGCTGCTGGGCGCATTGAGCGGCAAGGCGCTCTCCGCGGCGGAAGAGTCGGCGCTCGATGCGTATGCGAAGGCGATCGGCCTCGCGTTTCAGGTAGTGGACGACGTGCTGGATGCGACGGCGGATTCGACCACGCTGGGCAAGACGGCGGGCAAGGATGCCGCCGACAACAAGCCCACGTATGTCTCGATTCTCGGACTGGATGAGTCGCGGCAGCTGGCGGAAAAATTGCGGAACGACGCCCATCGGGCGCTTGCTTCGTTCGGAGACAAGGCGCAGCGCTTGCGCGAACTGGCTGACTTGATCGTGCAGCGGAAAGCTTAG
- a CDS encoding LysR substrate-binding domain-containing protein, whose protein sequence is MATRLPPVHALSAFEAAARHGSFAIAAEELCITPSALSHRIRLLEEFVGERLFIRDGRTVTVSEFGRRYLDVVRAALRTLTDFPLPHRNAPVQPRVKVTVPPTFARYLLVPRLSGFTALHPDISVEIFLSVPLYDLSLSESDLEVRFGAGNYPDIQTKKLFNEPAFAVASPRYLEQIGGLKTPSDLQKATLLRSALEPWQPWFEVAGLDWPEPSSGLRLDDLGLLLEAIRHGHGVGLTRKHFAQEMIASGEVVQLFDVCLATPPHAYYVVYEEPPRERPEVRLFLDWLMAAFQNV, encoded by the coding sequence ATGGCAACACGACTCCCCCCGGTTCACGCACTATCCGCCTTTGAGGCGGCCGCCCGTCACGGCTCGTTTGCCATTGCGGCGGAGGAGTTGTGCATCACGCCTTCCGCGCTGTCGCACCGGATCCGGCTGCTGGAGGAATTCGTCGGCGAACGCCTGTTCATTCGCGACGGGCGGACCGTCACGGTGTCGGAATTCGGCCGGCGTTATCTCGACGTCGTGCGCGCCGCCTTGCGCACCCTGACGGACTTTCCGCTGCCGCATCGCAATGCGCCGGTGCAGCCGCGGGTCAAGGTCACGGTGCCGCCGACCTTCGCACGTTACTTGCTGGTGCCGCGCCTGTCCGGGTTCACCGCCCTGCATCCCGATATTTCGGTGGAGATTTTTCTGTCCGTGCCGCTGTATGACTTGAGCCTGTCCGAGAGCGATCTGGAAGTGCGCTTCGGCGCCGGCAACTACCCGGATATCCAGACGAAGAAATTATTCAACGAACCGGCCTTTGCGGTGGCAAGCCCGCGCTATCTGGAGCAGATCGGCGGGCTGAAGACGCCTTCCGATCTGCAGAAGGCGACGCTGCTGCGCTCTGCGCTGGAGCCGTGGCAACCCTGGTTCGAGGTGGCCGGCCTCGATTGGCCCGAACCGTCAAGCGGTTTGCGGCTCGATGACCTCGGCCTGCTGCTCGAAGCCATCCGCCATGGTCATGGCGTCGGCCTGACGCGCAAGCATTTTGCGCAGGAAATGATCGCATCCGGTGAAGTGGTGCAATTGTTCGACGTTTGTCTGGCGACACCGCCGCACGCATATTACGTCGTCTATGAAGAGCCGCCGCGCGAGCGGCCTGAGGTCCGGCTGTTCCTTGACTGGTTGATGGCGGCGTTCCAAAACGTGTGA
- the glcE gene encoding glycolate oxidase subunit GlcE yields MEQQLQEFKQRIIAATMDKTPLRIRGGGSKDWYGQSLQGEVLDTRGYRGIVDYESTELVITARCGTPLAEIERVLAAENQMLAFEPPYFGEGATIGGIVASGLSGPRRQAVGAVRDFVLGAVLMDGKGDVLHFGGQVMKNVAGYDVSRLLAGSLGTLGLITQVSLKVLPKPVCEMTLRFEMHEADAIQKLNEWGGQPLPISASAWHGGVLLVRLSGAQAAVKAAKQGMGGEEMNEAGAFWTALREQSNAWFTSMTPAAALWRLSVPSHVPPLALDGESLIEWGGAQRWLKTGMDAAAAAAIRAIAQEAGGHATLFKGSDKNIGVFHPLAPAVAKIHRNLKSTFDPSGIFNPGRMYNDF; encoded by the coding sequence ATGGAACAGCAATTGCAGGAATTCAAGCAACGCATCATCGCGGCGACGATGGACAAGACCCCGCTGCGCATACGCGGCGGCGGCAGCAAGGATTGGTACGGCCAGTCGCTGCAGGGCGAAGTGCTGGATACGCGCGGATACCGAGGCATCGTCGATTACGAGTCGACCGAACTCGTCATCACCGCGCGCTGCGGCACGCCGCTGGCCGAGATCGAGCGGGTGCTGGCGGCGGAGAACCAGATGCTCGCCTTCGAGCCGCCGTACTTCGGCGAAGGCGCAACCATCGGCGGCATCGTCGCCAGCGGCCTGTCCGGCCCGCGCCGCCAGGCGGTTGGCGCGGTGCGCGATTTCGTGCTGGGCGCGGTACTGATGGACGGCAAGGGCGACGTGCTGCATTTCGGTGGACAGGTGATGAAGAACGTCGCGGGCTACGACGTGTCGCGTCTGCTGGCCGGCTCGCTCGGCACGCTCGGATTGATCACGCAGGTGTCGCTCAAGGTCTTGCCGAAACCGGTGTGCGAAATGACGCTGCGCTTCGAGATGCACGAAGCTGACGCGATTCAAAAACTCAACGAATGGGGCGGCCAGCCGCTGCCGATCTCGGCCAGCGCGTGGCACGGCGGCGTGCTGCTCGTGCGCCTGTCCGGCGCACAGGCGGCAGTCAAGGCGGCGAAACAGGGCATGGGCGGCGAGGAAATGAATGAGGCCGGTGCCTTCTGGACCGCACTGCGCGAACAAAGCAACGCCTGGTTTACGTCGATGACGCCCGCCGCCGCATTGTGGCGCCTGTCGGTGCCGTCGCACGTGCCACCGCTCGCGCTCGACGGCGAATCGCTGATCGAATGGGGCGGCGCACAACGCTGGCTCAAGACCGGGATGGATGCCGCCGCTGCGGCTGCGATTCGCGCCATCGCGCAGGAGGCCGGCGGCCACGCCACTCTGTTCAAGGGCAGCGACAAGAACATCGGCGTGTTCCACCCGCTCGCCCCCGCCGTCGCGAAAATTCATCGCAACCTGAAAAGCACATTCGATCCGTCCGGCATCTTCAATCCGGGGCGGATGTACAACGACTTCTGA
- the dxs gene encoding 1-deoxy-D-xylulose-5-phosphate synthase, whose translation MDLLKKIDRPEDLRKLPRTQLKPLADELRAFVLDSVSKTGGHLSSNLGTVELTIALHYVFNTPEDRIVWDVGHQTYPHKILTGRRDQMPTLRQLNGISGFPRRSESEYDTFGTAHSSTSISAALGMALAAKTKGENRHAIAVIGDGAMTAGMAFEALNNAGVHDDINLLVILNDNDMSISPPVGALNRYLARLMSGKFYATAKNVGKSVLPAPMLELAKRLEEHAKGMVVPATMFEEFGFNYIGPIDGHDLESLVPTLQNLKNLKGPQFLHVVTKKGQGYKLAEADPVLYHGPGKFNPAEGIKPATSGKVTYTQVFGDWLCDMAAHDRKLIGITPAMREGSGMVQFEQRFPDRYYDVGIAEQHAVTFAAGMACEDLKPVVAIYSTFLQRAYDQLIHDVALQNLDVTFALDRSGLVGADGATHAGNYDIAYLRCIPNMVVMAASDENECRRMLSTAYQYKGPASVRYPRGAGIGAQVEKDLDTIPLGKGEIRREGQHVAILAFGTMVAPALEAANELNATVANMRFVKPLDVELLKQLAQTHEALVTVEEGSIMGGAGAAVAEALAEAGIVKPILHLGLPDRFIDHGDANQLLAACGLDAKGIAAAISQRFGKGEPRLVVNN comes from the coding sequence ATGGATTTACTGAAGAAAATTGACCGCCCCGAGGATCTGCGCAAGCTGCCACGCACGCAGTTGAAGCCGCTGGCGGATGAGTTGCGCGCCTTCGTGCTCGATTCGGTATCGAAGACCGGCGGACATCTGTCGTCCAACCTCGGCACGGTGGAGCTGACGATCGCGCTGCATTACGTGTTCAACACGCCGGAAGACCGGATCGTGTGGGATGTCGGTCATCAGACCTATCCGCACAAGATCCTGACCGGACGCCGCGACCAGATGCCGACCTTGCGACAATTGAATGGCATCTCCGGCTTCCCGCGCCGCAGCGAGAGCGAATACGACACCTTCGGCACCGCGCATTCCTCGACTTCGATTTCCGCCGCGCTCGGCATGGCGCTGGCGGCGAAGACCAAGGGCGAGAACCGCCACGCGATTGCCGTGATCGGCGACGGTGCGATGACTGCCGGCATGGCGTTCGAGGCATTGAACAATGCCGGCGTGCATGACGACATCAACCTGCTCGTGATCCTGAACGACAACGACATGTCGATCTCGCCGCCGGTCGGCGCATTGAACCGCTATCTGGCGCGGCTGATGTCTGGCAAGTTCTATGCGACGGCCAAGAACGTCGGCAAGTCAGTGCTGCCGGCGCCGATGCTGGAACTGGCGAAACGCCTGGAAGAACACGCGAAGGGCATGGTTGTTCCCGCCACCATGTTCGAGGAATTCGGCTTCAACTACATCGGACCGATCGACGGCCATGATCTGGAATCGCTGGTTCCGACTCTGCAGAATCTGAAGAACCTGAAGGGCCCGCAATTCCTGCACGTGGTCACGAAAAAAGGGCAGGGCTACAAGCTGGCCGAGGCCGATCCCGTGCTGTATCACGGTCCCGGCAAGTTCAATCCGGCCGAAGGCATCAAGCCGGCGACGTCTGGCAAGGTGACGTACACGCAGGTCTTCGGCGACTGGCTGTGCGACATGGCGGCGCATGACAGAAAGCTGATCGGCATCACGCCCGCGATGCGCGAAGGTTCCGGCATGGTGCAGTTCGAGCAGCGCTTCCCCGATCGCTATTACGACGTCGGCATCGCGGAGCAGCACGCGGTGACGTTTGCCGCCGGCATGGCATGCGAAGATCTGAAACCGGTGGTCGCGATCTACTCGACCTTCCTGCAGCGCGCTTACGACCAGCTGATCCACGATGTTGCTCTGCAAAACCTCGACGTGACTTTCGCGCTCGACCGCTCCGGCCTGGTCGGTGCCGATGGCGCGACCCATGCCGGCAACTACGACATCGCCTACCTGCGCTGCATCCCCAACATGGTGGTGATGGCGGCGTCTGATGAAAACGAGTGCCGCCGCATGCTGTCCACCGCCTATCAGTACAAGGGTCCGGCATCGGTGCGCTATCCGCGCGGCGCGGGCATCGGCGCGCAGGTCGAGAAGGACCTCGACACCATCCCGCTGGGCAAGGGCGAGATCAGGCGCGAAGGACAGCATGTCGCGATTCTCGCCTTCGGCACCATGGTCGCGCCTGCGCTCGAGGCAGCGAATGAATTGAATGCCACGGTCGCGAACATGCGCTTCGTCAAGCCACTCGACGTCGAACTGCTCAAGCAGCTGGCGCAGACGCACGAGGCGCTGGTCACGGTGGAGGAGGGCTCCATCATGGGCGGAGCCGGAGCCGCAGTGGCCGAGGCACTGGCCGAAGCGGGCATCGTCAAGCCGATTCTGCATCTGGGCCTGCCGGACAGGTTCATCGACCACGGCGATGCGAACCAGTTGCTGGCCGCATGCGGACTGGACGCGAAAGGCATCGCCGCGGCGATCAGTCAGCGCTTCGGCAAGGGCGAGCCGCGGCTGGTGGTCAACAATTGA
- a CDS encoding cob(I)yrinic acid a,c-diamide adenosyltransferase: MGNRLSKIATRTGDNGTTGLGDGSRTGKDSVRVHAIGEVDELNSHIGLLLCEDLPAALREELISIQHDLFDLGGELCIPGYTLITEPHVVRLDALLEKYNADLPPLKDFILPAGSRAAAQSHVCRTVCRRAERSIVGLGNSETINDKPRQYVNRLSDLLFVLSRVLNRHAGGSDVLWEKDRER; encoded by the coding sequence ATGGGCAACCGACTTTCGAAAATTGCAACCCGCACCGGCGACAACGGCACCACCGGACTGGGCGATGGCAGCCGCACCGGCAAGGACAGCGTGCGCGTGCACGCGATAGGCGAGGTGGATGAGCTGAATTCGCACATCGGCCTGCTGCTGTGCGAAGACCTGCCCGCCGCGTTGCGCGAGGAATTGATCTCGATCCAGCACGACCTGTTCGACCTCGGCGGCGAACTGTGCATCCCCGGTTACACGCTGATCACCGAACCCCACGTGGTACGGCTCGATGCCTTGCTGGAGAAATACAATGCCGACCTGCCGCCCCTGAAGGATTTCATCCTCCCGGCAGGATCGCGCGCGGCGGCGCAGTCGCATGTCTGCCGCACCGTGTGCCGGCGCGCGGAACGCAGCATCGTCGGCCTCGGCAACAGCGAGACGATCAACGACAAGCCGCGGCAGTATGTGAACCGATTGTCGGATTTATTGTTTGTCTTGTCGCGGGTGCTGAATCGCCATGCGGGTGGCAGCGATGTGCTGTGGGAGAAGGATCGGGAGCGCTAG
- a CDS encoding aromatic ring-hydroxylating oxygenase subunit alpha: MSDLANIAKLARSNAQLPVNVYFDETLLQQEITQLFQQGPRYAGHELMVPNAGDYATLAWENEGRMLVRNTQGIQLLSNVCRHRQAKMLDGRGNTNNIVCPLHRWTYDLKGELIGAPHFGETPCMNLSRTPLQNWNGLLFEQNGTDVAGMMAKLGVARDLDFSGYMLDHVEVHECDYNWKTFIEVYLEDYHVEPFHPGLGSFVSCDDLKWEFGDSYSVQTVGVNHALARSGTPKYKKWQEQVLKFRNGVPPPYGAIWLTLYPNIMVEWYPHVLVVSTLWPKGPQKTTNVVEFYYPEEIVLFERGFVEAEREAYMETCIEDDEIGLRMDAGRRILMERGVNEVGPYQSPMEDGMQHFHEWYRAQIEVPDKR, from the coding sequence ATGTCCGATCTGGCTAATATCGCCAAGCTCGCGCGATCCAACGCGCAACTTCCTGTCAACGTCTATTTCGACGAAACGCTGTTGCAACAGGAAATCACACAACTTTTCCAGCAAGGTCCTCGTTACGCCGGCCATGAATTGATGGTTCCGAACGCGGGCGACTACGCCACGCTGGCGTGGGAAAACGAAGGCCGCATGCTGGTGCGCAACACGCAAGGCATTCAACTGCTGTCCAACGTGTGCCGCCACCGGCAGGCAAAAATGCTCGACGGCCGCGGCAATACGAACAACATCGTGTGCCCGCTGCATCGCTGGACCTACGATCTCAAGGGTGAATTGATCGGCGCGCCGCACTTCGGCGAAACGCCGTGCATGAACCTGTCGCGCACGCCGCTGCAGAACTGGAACGGCCTGCTGTTCGAACAGAACGGCACGGACGTCGCCGGCATGATGGCGAAGCTCGGTGTCGCCAGGGATCTCGACTTCAGCGGCTACATGCTCGATCACGTCGAGGTGCATGAATGCGATTACAACTGGAAGACCTTCATCGAAGTCTATCTGGAGGATTATCACGTCGAGCCCTTCCATCCGGGACTGGGCAGCTTCGTCAGCTGCGACGACCTGAAATGGGAATTCGGCGACAGTTACAGCGTGCAGACCGTGGGTGTGAACCATGCGCTGGCGCGCTCCGGCACGCCGAAGTACAAGAAGTGGCAGGAGCAGGTGCTCAAGTTCCGCAACGGTGTGCCACCGCCCTACGGCGCGATCTGGCTGACGCTGTACCCGAACATCATGGTCGAGTGGTATCCGCACGTGCTGGTGGTGTCGACGCTGTGGCCGAAGGGTCCGCAAAAGACCACCAACGTGGTCGAGTTCTACTACCCGGAAGAGATCGTGCTGTTCGAGCGCGGGTTCGTGGAAGCCGAGCGCGAAGCCTACATGGAAACCTGCATCGAGGATGACGAGATCGGCTTGCGCATGGATGCCGGCCGCCGCATCCTGATGGAGCGCGGCGTCAACGAAGTCGGGCCGTACCAGTCGCCGATGGAAGACGGCATGCAGCATTTCCACGAATGGTATCGCGCGCAGATCGAGGTGCCGGACAAGCGATAG
- a CDS encoding exodeoxyribonuclease VII small subunit — MPKKSPSTDQPASFEEAMAELEQLVAQMEAGELPLETSVAAYKRGSELVKFCAGQLDKVENQVKVLEGEMLKPFAADGVAEADE, encoded by the coding sequence ATGCCAAAAAAATCCCCATCCACCGATCAGCCCGCATCGTTCGAAGAAGCGATGGCGGAGCTGGAACAACTGGTTGCCCAGATGGAGGCGGGCGAGTTGCCGCTGGAAACATCCGTGGCTGCCTACAAGCGCGGTTCGGAACTGGTTAAATTTTGTGCAGGCCAACTCGACAAGGTCGAGAACCAGGTCAAGGTGCTGGAGGGCGAAATGCTCAAGCCGTTTGCCGCCGATGGCGTGGCCGAGGCGGACGAATGA
- a CDS encoding FAD-binding oxidoreductase: MNQPVQPAALRKPLSDALLAELKLLFDDRLSTAHAVREHHGRDESSYDPMLPDAVVFAQSTEEVAAAVKLCSKHAVPVIPYGTGTSLEGHVLALQGGVTIDLSHMNQVVAIHAEDLTATVQAGVTRKQLNQEIRDTGLFFPIDPGADASLGGMAATRASGTNAVRYGTMRENTLALTVVTADGRIIKTGTRARKSSAGYDLTRVFVGSEGTLGIITEVTVRLYPQPEAISAAVCSFPTAADAVNAVIQTIQMGVPVARVEFLDENSVRCINAHDKLTLPEQPLLLFEFHGSEHGVKEQAETVQQIAAEYNAIGFEWATRPEDRSRLWTARHNAYFAMLQMRPGARAISTDCCVPISRLAECILDTKADCEKNGIIHSIIGHVGDGNFHVLMMVDPHDPADVARAEGVNARMVARAIEMDGTCTGEHGVGMHKMEFLVQEHGVEAIETMRRIKHALDPKNILNPGKIIQW, translated from the coding sequence ATGAACCAACCTGTCCAACCGGCGGCACTCAGGAAGCCGCTATCCGACGCCTTGCTGGCCGAGCTCAAATTGCTGTTTGACGATCGTCTGTCCACCGCGCATGCCGTGCGCGAACATCATGGCCGCGACGAATCGTCCTATGATCCGATGCTGCCCGACGCGGTCGTATTCGCCCAATCCACCGAGGAAGTCGCCGCTGCGGTGAAACTGTGCAGCAAGCACGCAGTGCCGGTCATTCCCTACGGCACCGGCACCTCGCTTGAAGGCCATGTGCTGGCGCTGCAGGGCGGGGTCACGATCGACCTGTCGCACATGAATCAGGTGGTCGCAATCCATGCCGAAGACCTGACCGCGACGGTGCAGGCCGGCGTCACGCGCAAGCAGCTGAACCAGGAGATCCGCGACACCGGCCTGTTCTTCCCCATCGATCCGGGTGCGGATGCCTCACTGGGCGGTATGGCGGCAACGCGCGCTTCCGGCACCAATGCCGTGCGCTACGGCACCATGCGCGAAAACACGCTGGCGCTGACGGTCGTGACGGCCGATGGGCGCATCATCAAGACCGGCACGCGCGCCAGAAAATCCTCCGCCGGCTACGATCTGACGCGCGTCTTCGTCGGCAGCGAAGGCACGCTCGGCATCATCACCGAAGTCACTGTCAGGCTCTATCCGCAGCCGGAAGCGATCTCCGCTGCAGTCTGCTCGTTTCCGACGGCAGCCGACGCCGTCAACGCCGTGATCCAGACCATCCAGATGGGCGTGCCGGTCGCGCGCGTCGAATTCCTCGATGAGAACAGCGTGCGCTGCATCAACGCGCACGACAAGCTCACTCTGCCGGAACAACCCCTGCTGCTGTTCGAATTCCACGGCAGCGAACACGGTGTCAAGGAGCAGGCCGAGACGGTGCAGCAGATCGCGGCGGAATACAACGCCATCGGTTTCGAATGGGCAACGCGCCCGGAAGATCGTTCGCGCCTGTGGACTGCGCGTCACAACGCCTACTTCGCGATGCTGCAGATGCGCCCGGGCGCGCGCGCCATTTCCACCGATTGCTGCGTGCCGATTTCGCGCCTCGCCGAATGCATCCTCGATACCAAGGCCGATTGCGAAAAGAACGGCATCATTCATTCCATCATCGGCCATGTCGGCGACGGCAACTTCCACGTGCTGATGATGGTCGATCCGCATGATCCCGCCGATGTCGCGAGAGCCGAAGGCGTGAATGCACGCATGGTGGCGCGCGCCATCGAGATGGATGGCACCTGCACTGGCGAGCATGGCGTCGGCATGCACAAGATGGAATTTCTGGTGCAGGAGCATGGCGTGGAAGCGATTGAAACGATGCGCCGCATCAAGCATGCACTGGACCCGAAGAATATTTTGAATCCCGGCAAGATTATCCAGTGGTAG
- a CDS encoding FAD-linked oxidase C-terminal domain-containing protein, with amino-acid sequence MNAPTTFQFTPERQREVVAALRKLLPEGCVLYSEEDTRPYECDGLAAYRQLPMVVALPENEVQVAAVLQTCRRLAVPIVPRGAGTGLSGGAMPIADGVVLSTARLNKILKLDPYSRTAVVQPGVRNLAISEAAHPHGLYYAPDPSSQIACTIGGNVAENSGGVHCLKYGLTVHNVLRVRMVTIEGEVVELGSGALDAPGLDLLAVFIGSEGMLGVVTEVTVKLVPKPQVARVIMASFDDVVKGGNAVANVIAAGIIPAGLEMMDKTSSRMVEPFVKAGYDTDAEAILLCESDGTPDEVEEEIARMSEVLKDSGATAIAVSCNEAERQKFWSGRKNAFPAAGRISPDYYCMDGTIPRKYLAEVLTRITQMESKYGLRCANVFHAGDGNLHPLILFDANQEGEFHRAEQFGADILELCVEVGGTITGEHGVGIEKINSMCVQFAPQERDAFFAVKRAFDTAFLLNPDKAIPTLHRCAEYGKMHVKRGEMKFADLPRF; translated from the coding sequence ATGAATGCCCCCACAACCTTTCAATTCACGCCGGAGCGCCAGCGCGAAGTCGTCGCGGCGCTGCGCAAGCTGCTGCCGGAAGGCTGCGTGCTGTACAGCGAAGAAGACACCCGCCCCTACGAATGCGACGGCCTGGCGGCCTATCGCCAGCTGCCGATGGTCGTTGCCTTGCCGGAAAACGAGGTGCAGGTCGCGGCCGTCCTGCAGACCTGCCGCCGGCTCGCCGTGCCCATCGTGCCGCGCGGTGCGGGCACCGGCCTGTCCGGCGGCGCGATGCCGATCGCCGACGGCGTGGTGCTGTCCACCGCCAGGCTCAACAAGATACTGAAGCTCGACCCATACTCTCGCACCGCCGTCGTGCAGCCGGGCGTGCGCAACCTCGCGATCTCCGAGGCGGCGCATCCGCACGGCCTGTACTACGCGCCCGATCCGTCCTCGCAGATCGCCTGCACCATCGGCGGCAACGTCGCGGAAAACTCCGGCGGCGTGCATTGCCTGAAGTACGGCCTCACGGTGCACAACGTGCTGCGCGTGCGCATGGTGACGATCGAAGGCGAGGTCGTCGAACTCGGCAGCGGCGCGCTCGATGCGCCCGGCCTCGATCTGTTGGCGGTTTTCATCGGTTCCGAAGGCATGCTCGGCGTGGTCACCGAAGTGACCGTGAAGCTGGTGCCCAAGCCGCAGGTCGCGCGCGTGATCATGGCGTCCTTCGACGATGTGGTGAAGGGCGGCAATGCAGTTGCCAACGTGATCGCGGCGGGCATCATTCCGGCCGGCCTGGAGATGATGGACAAGACGTCCTCGCGCATGGTGGAGCCCTTCGTGAAGGCCGGCTACGACACCGATGCCGAAGCGATCCTGCTGTGCGAATCGGACGGCACGCCGGATGAAGTCGAGGAAGAAATCGCCCGCATGAGCGAAGTGCTGAAGGACTCCGGCGCGACCGCCATCGCCGTGTCATGCAACGAAGCCGAACGCCAGAAATTCTGGTCCGGCCGCAAGAACGCCTTCCCGGCGGCGGGCCGCATCTCGCCCGACTACTACTGCATGGACGGCACCATTCCGCGCAAGTATCTCGCCGAGGTGCTGACGCGCATCACGCAGATGGAAAGCAAGTACGGCCTGCGCTGCGCCAACGTGTTCCACGCCGGCGACGGCAACCTGCATCCGCTGATCCTGTTCGACGCCAACCAGGAGGGGGAATTCCACCGCGCCGAACAGTTCGGTGCCGACATCCTCGAACTCTGCGTCGAGGTCGGCGGCACCATCACCGGCGAGCACGGCGTCGGCATCGAGAAGATCAATTCGATGTGCGTGCAGTTCGCGCCGCAGGAACGCGACGCGTTCTTCGCCGTCAAGCGCGCTTTCGACACCGCCTTCCTGCTCAATCCCGACAAGGCAATCCCGACGCTGCATCGCTGCGCCGAGTACGGCAAGATGCATGTGAAGCGCGGCGAAATGAAGTTCGCGGATCTGCCGCGTTTTTAG